The nucleotide sequence ATGAGCATTTTGTTCTAAGTCTGTCTTGGTCATACTGCTAGCCATTTCTGGCGCGCTTTGGAAGGATTGACCCTGTCACATGACCGTGTCTGTGGCAAAGAGAGCTTCTTGATAAAGAGTAATCAAATAAGTAGTGTTAAGTGACtagtatttaatttctccttacaatgttacCTTTGAATCTAactttaaggtcacgagaataaaggaaatgatcacaaactaaagaagctcttgattgttaatcaaactCTCCTGGTCATCACCtcgggaaatgtatagagaacagtatggagaatatgcttactgatgttaggttgtttGGGGTTCAACAATAGGGACAGTTATACAGACCTTCGACAGCGTTTCGGGTTATATAACGCACAATAATTCTCTTTAAGTCCTCGAGTGTTAAGAGAAGGGTATTATGAACAAGAAATGAGTCCAGTATTTTTAAGTGCTAGGATAGAGCCTCaattattttatgaaagaaaactgaaatccTTGGCTGAACTTAAACTGCGAAAAACGACTTTTGCTGCCGTCATAATTAACAGTCTATAAAAGGTACTAAACCAAACTAAAATCTAAAATGTGTGATGATTCGCAGAATATCCaagttttggtttcttgattCGGATTTGTAAGATGTCCTCTTGTTAATTCCTGCAAGGGTAGAAATCAACCGACAACGAAAAAGTATATTTACAATGATTAGATTTAAAGTCATTGCTGTGCCTCCGAATATCTTTTTTTCGTTGGAAATTATGCGGAAGTCAGGAAAGAAGACAGAATTTAGAATCAACAGGATGGTGCCTGAAAAGTACGAAGAAATTAATACTTTATGGCAGATTCCTTTTGAAAACTCCTTCTCTTAAGTTTAGGATTCATacaccgattttttttttttttttttttcaagtaaattGAAGCACCAGAATATTTCAGCGACAATAGCATCAAAACATGAAGAGGCTTAAGACGAGAAAATAGCAGTAAggactttttttccttctagttGTTTCGTTCTGAATTATTTTTCGAAAGCGAGTAAAGGCAAATCCATCCAAAGTTCAGATGTTGATTGAACTTCACTCcgcaaaacttgatttaattaaattgcTCGGAAAACAGGAGAAGGATCACCCTCGGTGCACGCATGCGCAAGAAACCGCGCAAAGCAAGCAACCAAGCCGTCACAAGGGATGTGTAAGTTTTAAACGTGAAAATGGCCGCTGGAAGAAGCGCTGCAGGCCAGGAAATCAAACAACACTTTGCCACAAAGGAAGGCTGCTATAGACTGCTGGATTTGTCTGTTTATTCGCGACCCACGAAGATCCCTTATTCAGCTCAACAATGTCACCCAGTGCGAGTATCATTCGTTACGGTGAAGGACCAGGGTGGTTGTAATGAGCGAATCGCGTTCAATGTTGGAAGAGAATTGTACTTTTACATCTACAAAGGAGTGAGAAAGGTGAGAGGAATGCTTGAGTATTGTGAAGAATGCACATCAAATTAAGATACTGTTTGAAGTCTTAAGTGAACGCATTTCAATGCGGTATAATTTCCGTTTTCTTGCACGCACTGGCAGgtttcgttttgttgttgtttcaatgTTGTTGCGGTGATCTTAGCTAATGCgcctgaaaatttttagagAAATATCCCCCGTTATTCACGCGGCTGAAATCCCTCTTTACGTTACGGTCCCTTCACAAGGCTTGTTGTTGAGTATTGTCTGGGCAATGAATTTGGTCGCTGCGTCTTGTTCTTGGAACACTAGTAAATGTGATAATGTGATTGCTTAGCTTAAatgttaagaaaagaaaaatactttagCTTATGTTGATATCCCTTCTATGGTCTCTGCCTTTCATTGCAAGATTTAAGTATTACCTAGAGGTTCATGTCTAAAATTACTCTAGAAAATTCTGATTCCTCCTTATTGAACATTCATCATAGATGACTCGAGCTCGAGTATATTCGGTATATTGATGTGATCAAATCTTCGAGAAGAATATTCTCAGACATCAATATATTCTAATTTCTGGGAAAATCTTCCGCGAAAGCTTGTTAAGCTTcgattgtttttattttctttgtaaatttcagttttgattaaaattatgaaatacaTTTACCAAACGCCGTTAGCGTGTGTTTAAATTTTAGGAAAAATACGTTGTCTAAATATGAATACCCCCGGGTATAATTTATTTGGCGTCTGATTCATTTGAACAGTAAAGATAAGGTGTATATCATTAAATAATTGCGGTGCctgataataaaaatttttatccaTAACACCAGTCACAAACAGACGTTTGATTTAATGGGTTTAatttaggtttgttttgaaGAGGTGAAAACTTTCCTTTACGCCTTTTAGTACCactttccaatttttctttaatgtatCTATGGGCAAAGCCCACCgtcttctcaaattttgacaaTCGCTTTGAGGATTTATTGTCCAAGTGTCATGCCTTTCAAAGTCTTGATATCAATGGATTTATTTTTAGCTTGGGTCAATCAAATACCTGGCAGATGTTTGTcttcttaaaatttaaatatagtCTAAACATACTCTTAAGCTATCATGCAAGACACATTTAGCTGTGGTTGGTCCGGTGAAtcatgtgtaatttttttatttttgaacaacCATGCACTCGCTTATTTAACATCCAAAGGGTTGCTTTGATAAATAGGAGAGTGATTCGTGACAAAATTCAAATGCGTACTGTCTCattattgaaatgaaatttcttggTAATTTAAGCCAAAAACACTTCTGTGTTgcttaaaagaaatttgaaaccTTATGTGAAAACAAGATTGTTGTATCCAAGTACACTAATGCACTGCTGCAAAACAATTTCAGGACAAGTTGTTTTGTAAGGTGACTGATTTAGTTATCTGTTGTTGACTCATCTACAAACAGCATAACGTTTGCTCTAAAGAAAGAGGTTTGCTTTCAACCTTTTGTATGCTGTTGGATGGAAACATGTAACCATTAAAGTGGTTTTTAAGTGAAGCAGAGTTAGCTTTGAAAGTTGCTGAAAATGATGCAGACATAGAGATGCATCAAGGATCTTGATTAGCAGTCAATGTGTTGCCaatgacatttttttcaaactcttaaacAATGGTTCATTATCTCACTCACAAATGATCATATCAAGCTCTTCTCAGTATTTTTCTCATATTgtcaaacctgtatttagcAGTACTAcattaagcagtcaccctgtcTTAAGGGGTTACCCTGTATTAACCCTTCCACTCTCAGATCACATTAGTAATTCTCGTAACTGTTTGACACACAAACTTTATAAtcttagttcagagaatttagtatgggATCAACTAAGTATCTCcacattgatattttccttttttctcatcacttgtttggttgatactgtattgatattgtaagaagaaattctgtcttgatcactaatgggagttaaaggattaagcagTCACTTGTCAAAGTCCTGACATTTTCCCCCAAAGTACTGTACCATTAATTTTCACTTCTGTTGAGCAGTTGTTGCCATCCCTAACTGAGTTCTAATGGtttgtttgtattgtcttctgCCAGTATTGAGTGGTCACTTAAATAGGGACCTCTCAAATAaagttaaccctctaactctcAAGatgtagctgctacacatttccttgtaaattagttatgagaacttggtgctagatcaagatagaagcttctacctgataagctTGAATATTCccgttacctgtttgctgaagaatgtatggatattgttgggagaagttttacgttaatcacttctgggagttaaagggttaatctggcttttttctccctttctctCTCCCTGTAGGCTGCAGATCTTACAAAGCCTCTGGATAAACGACTCTACAAAGGAACAATCCCAACTTGTCATGATTTCAATTTGTTGACGCGGTCAGCTGAAAGCTTAGAGTTGTTGATTGGGTTTTCTGCTGGACAAGTACAGCTCCTTGATCCAGTTAAACATGAAGTCAATAAACTTTTTAATGAAGAGGTTAGTATTATTGGCAATCATATCTTTAAGGTAAAATGCTAAGGATCAACGGAATCATCTGAAAACACTTACTTGAATTGCTACTCTCAATTTCAACAAGTTAGGCACATAACGCAGAGTATTGTTTCACCTAAAGTTCAGACTCAAATCCATTTTTGGGGgttaccccccctcccctcaaccTCTTCTGCAGTATTTTGTAAAGTTCAGGTGACAGGTTTACTGGTTTTTATTTATATCCCTGGTGTGGCAGATACAGTGGTCTAGCGTTAAGCACACTGGACCCCAGGTCAAAGGTACAGGCTTAAGATTGGGCCAGGTCATTGAGGTTTTCATTAATGGCTGAACACTTAACCCTTACAGTGGGTGTCTCCAGCTAGATGTACTTGCAAATTGTCAGGAAAGTCTGAATAAATGTGAAGTGAAGGGAAGGGGAGTAAACCTGCATTGAACTACACCCCTACCTTCAGGAGAAACAATGCTCTTTCTAGCTTAATGCCACAAAAACTGGGATAAACACCTGCTCCTTAGGCCACTTAGGTCAAGTACAACTTCACCTATTTGTATTCCTTTGATTGGAGAGAGGCATTGCCATAATAAAGTACCTAAATATGCAACTTAACACAAGGACTGCAGGCAAGGCTTGGATCCAGTGCCTGTTTGCCAACCATTTAACAgctttcctttcaaatttcttcaGTTCTAAGTTAATTTTTAGTTAGTACATGTGGAAAGTCACTGATTTAAGACACCCCGAAATATTCTTAATCATACGAATCCTCTACATTAGGAAATATGAGGTGACAGGAATTTGCTTCAAATTTTGTGACTTATTATTTCAGAGATTGGTGGATAAAACAAAGGTTATGTGCCTGAAATGGATTCCTGGATCAGAAAACTTGTTTCTAGTGGCTCATGAAAGTGGCAGCATGTTTGTATACAATAAAGAACACCCACATGGGATAGGACCACCTCAGTATGCTCTTATGAAACAAGGACCTGGTTATTCAATTCATAGTGGAAAATCCAAAACTCCTCGGAACCCAGTTTGTAAATGGACTATCGGAGAGGGCTCGATAAATGAGTTTGCTTTTTCTCCAGACTGTAAGCACATTGCTACGGCAAATCAAGATGGATTTCTTCGCATATTTGACTTTGATTCACAGACTTTGTGTGGTGTAATGAAGAGTTACTTTGGAGGGATAATTTGTGTTTGTTGGAGTCCAGATGGTAAGTATATCGTCACAGGTGGTGAGGATGATCTTGTGACTGTTTGGTCTTTTCTGGAGAGGAGAGTCATAGCCCGAGGTGTGGGACACCAATCTTGGGTTCAAGTAGTTGCTTTTGATCCTTATACAACGAGTGTCAGTCCAGAAGGAGGTGTTGATGACAGTGATGAGGAGGAAATGGAGCAAAATGGGATTGTTCCATCATCTGGTTCTTCTTCTGTAACTGAGGATAAAAATGTGACTTCTTATAGATTTGGTTCTGTTGGACAGGACACAAATTTTATGTTGTGGGACCTAGGAGATGACGTCCTAAAACCTCAGAGACCTCGTGGAAGGAGCATGCGCACTGCCACACTTTCAAACTCATATGCTACTTCAGCACCTTTTGTGTCTAATGGACCTGTTGTTCATGAGGTGAATCACTCTGGCAGCGGTAATGCTGTTGCACCAATGTCTTTTGATGCACCCAAGAGTTTGACACAAGTACATTCATTAAGTAAGTCTGTGGAACACCTCGTCAATATCGGAAGCGTTACTCCTGGCACTGTTTTGTGTCCACGGATGGATGAAATATCCATTTTAGAACCTTTGGTTGCAAAGAAAGTGGCAAATGAAAGATTATCAGCATTGTCTTTTAGAGAAGATTGTATTGTCATGGCTTGCCATGAAGGATTTATCAGGACTTGGGCGCGACCAGGTAAAGTGGTAAGTGTGAAATGTGTGCCTGCCATATCTCTCACATGTACGCAAAACTGATAAACTCGTAATTTGTCATCATTACAACATTGCACAATCAAATGTGTGTTTTCCACATGTCCATTtaacttaactctttaactcctgtgagtgaccaagacagaatttctccttactatatctatacagtATCATgcggacaagtgatgagaaagaagaaaaacattgattATGGGATTACttattgatccaataccaaattctccaaactaacataacaagaaTCGtttggtagacagtaaggagaattactgatgagatcttgggagttagagggttaaattAGCCATGTGTTTCACAGTGTTAATTAAAACTATGTGTCTTGTTGTTGCAATTgtgctattaaaaaaaaaaaaaaaaaaaagaacttccagCTGCATTACATCCAAGCTCTTCAATGATTTTGGTGTGATCAGGGGCAAATTTAGCTGCCAGTATATTTTCTAGTTACCATGGGGGAAAAATGGTCACAGCTTGGAGCAGTGCTGCCTGGGGGTTTATGTATTGACCACTACTGTTTCTCTGTCCCTGAGGAATGCAAATCAGTATCAACAGCTTCCAGGTACAGAGTAAACTGTGCTGGTGCAATGCAACATCTCAAAAGGAATCatttgaacaaataaaaagtgtCATTTTGTGCatgctttcttttttctcaggGTGTGCAGCCTACAGGAACAGTAGTGTGAGCAGTGCAAGTGGCGAAGATACAGAAGGGAACAATGACACAGACGAATTACCACACTCAGCATGTTGAGCATCATAATGGACAATTTTCATCATATCACCTGCTCTTATTCTGGGATTTCCTATGCTATTATCcattcttttcatttgtaaaaagaaataatcaagacccagttgttcaaagggcagataacacTAAATGGATAAAACACCATCAAGCAGAAAATAGTTAACAAAACCTGCTGCATTATCCTTGGTATAAAGATTTATCCAGTGATATTGCGCAATTCATCCTTCGAACAATCAGGGGCTGGTGAACAAGAAACCATGTTGATTTAGCAACTACACAGTAAATAGTTGTTCTCAAGTGagcaatatttcaaaaattggaGTAATTTGTTGTGGTGTTTTTGGTACAAGGAGTTTAATCACACTGTTATTTACTACCTGAGCCACTGGTGCTCGCAAAATGtgaatttatttgaaactcatGTGATGTGTAACATCAATTGCATATTTCCATGTAATTACTGGCAGATAATTAAAATGAGTCTTTGGTCACACAGTAAATAGTGGTTGGAAAGTTCAAAGTGTTGTCAGAATTGAGCTAGAAATGAGAGTTGACTTcagaaggtaatttttttttttttatcaactcagt is from Pocillopora verrucosa isolate sample1 chromosome 7, ASM3666991v2, whole genome shotgun sequence and encodes:
- the LOC131794953 gene encoding WD repeat-containing protein 20 isoform X2, with protein sequence MAAGRSAAGQEIKQHFATKEGCYRLLDLSVYSRPTKIPYSAQQCHPVRVSFVTVKDQGGCNERIAFNVGRELYFYIYKGVRKAADLTKPLDKRLYKGTIPTCHDFNLLTRSAESLELLIGFSAGQVQLLDPVKHEVNKLFNEERLVDKTKVMCLKWIPGSENLFLVAHESGSMFVYNKEHPHGIGPPQYALMKQGPGYSIHSGKSKTPRNPVCKWTIGEGSINEFAFSPDCKHIATANQDGFLRIFDFDSQTLCGVMKSYFGGIICVCWSPDGKYIVTGGEDDLVTVWSFLERRVIARGVGHQSWVQVVAFDPYTTSVSPEGGVDDSDEEEMEQNGIVPSSGSSSVTEDKNVTSYRFGSVGQDTNFMLWDLGDDVLKPQRPRGRSMRTATLSNSYATSAPFVSNGPVVHEVNHSGSGNAVAPMSFDAPKSLTQVHSLSKSVEHLVNIGSVTPGTVLCPRMDEISILEPLVAKKVANERLSALSFREDCIVMACHEGFIRTWARPGKVGVQPTGTVV
- the LOC131794953 gene encoding WD repeat-containing protein 20 isoform X1, which translates into the protein MAAGRSAAGQEIKQHFATKEGCYRLLDLSVYSRPTKIPYSAQQCHPVRVSFVTVKDQGGCNERIAFNVGRELYFYIYKGVRKAADLTKPLDKRLYKGTIPTCHDFNLLTRSAESLELLIGFSAGQVQLLDPVKHEVNKLFNEERLVDKTKVMCLKWIPGSENLFLVAHESGSMFVYNKEHPHGIGPPQYALMKQGPGYSIHSGKSKTPRNPVCKWTIGEGSINEFAFSPDCKHIATANQDGFLRIFDFDSQTLCGVMKSYFGGIICVCWSPDGKYIVTGGEDDLVTVWSFLERRVIARGVGHQSWVQVVAFDPYTTSVSPEGGVDDSDEEEMEQNGIVPSSGSSSVTEDKNVTSYRFGSVGQDTNFMLWDLGDDVLKPQRPRGRSMRTATLSNSYATSAPFVSNGPVVHEVNHSGSGNAVAPMSFDAPKSLTQVHSLSKSVEHLVNIGSVTPGTVLCPRMDEISILEPLVAKKVANERLSALSFREDCIVMACHEGFIRTWARPGCAAYRNSSVSSASGEDTEGNNDTDELPHSAC